CCAGGTAGGATCCTCCCATGGTCGCCACCTTGCCGTTGGACCACGCCTGAGCGGCGATCCAACTCATGACGGCGGCGCCATCCTTGCCGTCGTGGCTGAACGGGGCGAACTCGCCGTCCGAATCGTAGCGCCCCCGGACGTCGACGGTGACGAACGCATAGCCCCGTTTGACGAACTGCCACGCGTCCGCCATCGAAGTGGCCGAGTTGTTGTTGTACGGCGTCAGCTCGAAGATGGCCGGCCGGGCGCCCTCGCCCTTCGGCCGGTACACATCGGCCGAGAGGCGAACCCCGTCCCGCATCGCCACCTTGACGTTGTACCGAATGACCATCGGGTACTCGGCCGCCGTCTGCGCCACGGCGGCCGAGGAGCCCAGGCCGGCCGCGGCCAGTGCGGCCACGGCCCCGAGAATGACGGAACGGCGCGAGAGCGGACTCATTTGTTGGTGTTCGGGTTGTTGAGCCGCTCGGCGTCCGGCAGCGGCAAGCACTTGGTATCGCCGTAGGCGACGCCTTTGGGATTGACGCCGGTGTCGAACGGGAGATTGAACCGGAGCAGGTCGTTCAGCCGCTGCCCTTCGAGAAACAACTCGCGGCGCCGTTCTTCCCGAACCTGCCCGGTAATCTCGACCGGATCGGTACTGCTGAACTGGGGCAGGCTGGCGAGGGTTCGGAGCCGGTTGATGGCCTCGACCGCGCTCTGGCCGCCCTCGGCCTCGGCAATGATCAGTTGGGCCTCGCGCCACGTCGCGATCGGCACCGGAGCTGACTCGCTGAGGTACTTCCGCTGGAACCACACCCGGCTGACGCCATCGTGCCCGTTCCGTCCCGCATCGACGGTGCTCACTCTCGGGTCGGCGACCGCCCCGACCCTGAGGTCGCGATACCGAGGATCAACCGAGATGTAGAAGTTGCGCTGGCCTTCCGCGTAGGTCCGGTTCCAGCGCCGCTCATTGGCGGTGGATCGGCTGGCGGTCTTGGAGTAGCCGGCGGGAACCGCCCGGGCGTCGGCAGCGGCCTCGGCCTTCTTCCCGAGATTGAGCCGGACCCGGGCCCGGCCCACCCGGGCCATGTTCAGGATATCGGTGTTGTTGGCGGTGGTGGCCAGACCGATCGCCGTCGTAAACCGGGTTTCCGCGGTCCCGAGGACGGCGGGGGGCAACAGCAATGGCCCGGCATCGACCGTCATTTCGCAGAACGCCTCGCCGAGCAGGGTGTAGGCGTACCCGGCGTAGGCCGCCGCCGTGGCGAGCAACACCGGTTTGTTCGGCACGCTGGCGTCGGGAAAGGCGGTGATCCGCTCGAGGGCATTGTCGGCTTGGAACCGGGCCGTCTGGAGCGGGGTGAAGAGGCCGAAGCCGAGGTCGGTACAGGTGCCGCTCGCCAGGTTGCCGTTGTCGGAGAAGATCCGCCGCTGGTCCCACGTGAACACCGCGATCCACCCGGTCGACTCGACCAGTTCGTCGCCCAGGAGGCCGGTGGCGGTGATGTAGTTGGTGAGGGCGCACTCGAAATCCCCAACGGCGCCGGCGACGATCGTCGCCGCGAGCTGCGGGTTATCGAGGGTTTCGGCGGGGACTCGGGTCGGCAACTCGACGTCGAGCAGGCTGCCGCAGCCGGTCAGCGGGCCGGCCGCGGCGACGACCAGGGCCAGCCCACCGGTCGTGCGGTGGAAACAGCTCATGGGTGCGGACATGGGTTCCTCCGGCCTAGAAGGTGAGACGGATAGTGGTGATCAACTGGGCAAACGGCGGCAGCACCGTCTGGACGTAGGCCGACAGTTCGGCCCCCGGGGTTCGGATTTCCGGGTCGGGAATCGGTTCCCCGTAGATCTCCCGCTGGGCCCGCCACAGGTAGGCCACATTGCGCGCCGCGATATTGATCGCGGCCCGCGAAACCCGGAACGAACGGGACAGCTTAGCCGGGAGCGTATAGGTGGCCGACACCTCCCGAAGCTTGGCGAACCCGGCATCGAAGAAGCCGACCGGCGCCGCGATTCCGAGCCGGTCGTACGCCAGAAGAATGGGGTCCTTCCGGTCGACGATTGCCTTCGAGTTTCGGAAGGCGGTGTGCATCGCCTCGATGTCGCCGTGCTCGATCAGGAATCCGCCCATGAAATCGACCAGTCCGTATATCTGGAGACCCCCGAGAATCGTAAAGGTCGACGAGACGGCGCCCTCCCACTTGGGCGTCGGCCTCCCGTAAAACACTCTGGGGGCGGTGGCGCAGGCAACGCCGGCGCCCCCGGCGGGGCCCGGATCGCAGAGAATATTGATGGCCTGGCCGGCGCCATCGATGTCGGCGCTGATGATCCGCCGCTCGAAGAACGACCCGATCGGGTATCCCTCTCGTTGCTGCTGGGCCCCGAACACGATCGGCGGCACTCCACCAAGGCTCACCACCTCATTCGTGGCGGTCGAGACCTTGAAGCCGAGATCCCAACCGAACCGGCGGCTCGTCAGCACCTGGGTGTTCAACTCGAACTCGACCCCGCTGTTCTTGACCTCGCCCACGTTCACGAACTGGAAGCCGGGGAATCCGGTCGACGGGGGAACCCGCTTCAGGACGATCCCGTCGGTCCGCCGCTGCCGGAAGTAGGTGAAGCCGATCCCGATCCGGTCATTCCAAAGCCCCGCGTCGAACCCGACCTCGATCTCCTGGCCCTGCTCGGGCTTCAAGTCCGGATTGCCGACCGCCTGCGGGGTGAGCACCGAGACGTCGCCCGGGCCGGTGGTGGGCTGATAGAGCCGTCTCGCGGCGAAGACATCGGGCTGCTGGCCGGCCCGGCCATACGCGGCCCGCAGCTTCATCGTCGACACCGGTTTGAAACGCCAGAACGGCTCCTCGCTCACCACCCAGCTCGCGCTCACCTTCGGGTAGACGACGAAGTCGTAATTCTGTCCGAAAGCGCTGTTGTCGTCGCCCCGCAAGGCCCCGGTGACGAAGAGCCGGTTCTTGTAGCCGAACTGCTGTTGCACGAACAGCCCGAAGGTCTTGTTCTCGATGATGTCTTCCGAGCCGGTCGTGACCGCCGCGCCGCCGACCGTGGTGACCGGAGGGGCCGGGAACTGCGAGCCCTGGACCGAGACCGTCTCGAAGCGCTTGGTATAGTACTGAACCCCGGCCGACGTCGTCGACCGGATGTTCGACGTCAGTTTGAGTTCGGCGTTGGCCGAGTAGTCGAGCGAGTAGTAATGGACTCGGCGCCGCTCGACCGTCTTCTGGCCCAGGCTCAGGGCCCCGAAGAAGTAGGCCGAGCCGTCGGGATGCCTGGGAAAGAGAATCGAGTTGGTCTCGTCGGTCACGTCGGCGCCGGCGCTGAACCGGTGGGAGAGCCAGCCGAGCGGGCGCCAGGTCGACTGAACCCCTGCGATGAAGCGATCGACCTTTGCCAATGACTCGATCTCCGAAGCGGCCTCGGGCGTGGCCCGGAGGAAACCGCGGGTTCGGGTCGCCAGCCGCGAGGGCGCGCCCCAGACCAACTGGTCCCAGATTCCCCAACCGGCCGCGGCCTGGGCAAACCGGGTCCGGCTGGTGGTGAAGCCGATATTGGCCGAGAAATCGAGCTTGGCGCTCGGCGTCAAGTTCAGATTGGCCCGGGTGTTGGCCTTGTTGAGCGTGTTGTAGTCCACCACGCCTTCGCCCCGGTCGTAGTCGCCCGAGAGGAAGTAGCGGATCTGATCGGTGCCGCCGCGAACGCTCGCTCCATAGGACTGACTCCGCCCGGTCTGGAAGATCGGCCGTCCCGCGGCGAGCTCGCTCTCCAGCAGATTGACGCTCTCGATCGTGCCGGAGGCGTTCCGGCTGAAGACAGTCGGGACCTTGGAAGCGGCGTCGGCCAGCCAGGTGCCACCCTGCTTGGCCGTGAGTTCGACCGAGGGGCGGCCGGTCACCCCGCGCTTGGTGATGATCTGGATCACTCCGCTCGAGGCTTCGGTCCCGTAGAGGGTCGCGGCCGCCGGGCCCTTGATGACCTCGATGCTCTCGATGTCCTCGGGGTTGATGTCGTTGATCCGGGACACTTGGCGGCCTTGGCGAATGTTCGGCCCCGCCGCCGGGTCGTTGTTGACCCGCACCCCATCGATGTAGAGCAGCGGCTCGTTCGACAACGAGAGGCTCGCGACGCCGCGGATTCTGGTCACACCGCCGGTGCCGAGGTTACCCGAGCCCGGGAGGATGACCACTCCGGCCACGCGGGAATTGAGGAGCTGCTGGACGTTGGTGACCGGAGCCCGCTCGTTGATGAAACTGGCCTGCACTTGACCAACGGCGTTGCCAACCGTTCGCTTTTCGACGGCGCCCGCCGTGCCGGTCACCACCATCTCGTCGAGGGTGACGGCCTGCTCCTCGATCACAACCCGGACGTTCTGGTCGCCGACCCGGGCTGTGACCGTCATCCGCCGGAATCCAATGACCCGGATGTCGAGCACCACCTCCGTTCCGGGGAGCGAGGTCAGCCGAAACCGGCCCCGAACATCCGTCGTGGCGACGGTCGGCGTCCCGCTCACGATGACCCGGGCGCCGGCGACCGGCTCCTGGGTCCGGCCGGAAATGACCGTGCCGGCCACGGTTCCTTCCTGGGCCATGGCTGGCCTCGGCGCGAGGATGGAGAGCACGGCCAAGCCGAGCGACGTGACGAAACGCATCGTCAACCTCCTGAGTCGGATCTCATGGGGGAGTGCTGCGGAGACAGAGAGAGCCTGACGAACGGGCATACGATGATCCCCCTTTCGTGCTGTGGCTTGTTGAGTCTTGACTATCTACAGTACCGCTCGGCCGGGCCGAGCGCAACGATCTCGACGCCCCGTCAGCGCATCGTCCCCCGCCCCAAATCGCACCACGACACCCCGACGGACGCTGAGTCCCGCTGGAACTCGACCCCCCGGAACCGGGCCCCATCGAGCGCGAACCCGCTCACCCGACCCGCCCGATCTCGCTGGAACCGGAACGTCAGCATCCCCCGGACGCCCATCGTCCGAAACCGATCCCGACCCACCGGGCGGAGAATCGCCTCGCCGTGCCGCCGGATGCACCAGCGCAGCGTGCCGTCGTCCGCGGGACGGAGATCGTGGGTCACGTCGAACAGTTCGGAACTCTTGAACCGGCCTCGAAAATCCTCCACCCGGTTGGTGGACGCGGGAACCGCCGCGGTGCTATCCCTTGCCGGTGCGCCGGCTCCGGCGTTCGCCTCGGGAAGGGTGCCCGGGGGCAGGAAGAGCGCCAGCACCTGCCGGGCATGGGAGGCGCTGGTGAACTCGGTGGTGTTGCCCACGACGGCCACCCCGAGCTCCAGTTCGGGCAGGTACATCACCTGACTCCGGAACCCTCGCCAGCTTCCGCCATGGCTCAGCATCACGTGGCTCCCCACTCGATCGACCTGGACGCCAAACGCATAGGAGATGGTATCGCCGCTGTTCAGGACGCCGCGTTCCCGGATCCGGTTGCGCACCGCCCCCCCGCCGACTTGACCAGTGGAAAGGTTGGCAAGCCACCGGGCAATGTCCTCAGCGGTTGAGATGACGGAGGACGATCCCACTGCCGCGGTGTGGTTGCCGAGCACCCGGTAGCCCCCGCCCTCCCGGGGCTGGTACGAGGCGGCCCAGTTGGCCGTAATCATGGTATGGTCGTCGTGCACGTGGGTGTCGCGCATGCCGAGGGGTTCGAACACCCGGGTCCGAAGGAACTCCGCGAACCGGATCCCGCTCACCCGGGCCACGGTCTCGGCCAGGAGGTTGTAGCCGGTGTTGGAGTACAGCTCTTCGCTGCCGGGGTCGAAGTTGAGCCGCTTCTGGCTCCGGGCGAGGGTGAGGATCTCGGGGACCTCCCAGACATCGTCGAACTGGAACCCGGAGAGGTAGAGCAACTCGACCCAGTCGCGCACGCCGCTGGTGTGGTGCACCAGGTGACGGAGGGTCACGGGCCGGGAGAAGACCGGGAGCTCGGGAAGGTACTTCCGCACGTCGTCGCCGAGATCGAGCCGGCCCTCCTCGGCGAGCAGGGCAATCGCGAAGCCGGTGAACTGCTTCGAAACCGACGCCATGTCGAAGGTCGTGTGCGGGCCAACGGCCCGGGCGCCGTCGAGGTCGGCCATGCCGTAGCTCCGGGAGAGCACGATCTCGCCGTTCCGGATCACGGCAACCTGGGCGCCGGGTCCGTCGGTCCGGTTCCACCGTTGGAAGATCTCGTCGACCCGGACCGCGGGGGGCGTCTGTGCCTGGAGGGCCGTTCCAGCCAGCAGCAACCAGACGAACGATTCAGCATGGCATCGCATGAGACTCTCCTGAGGCTGGCCTGGCAAAAGTAAGGACCTGGACCTAGGACCGGGGAACGACCGGCAACTCCAGATACGATCCCCGGGCGCCACCCCAATGCACCGTCACC
The Gemmatimonadota bacterium genome window above contains:
- a CDS encoding RagB/SusD family nutrient uptake outer membrane protein, whose amino-acid sequence is MSAPMSCFHRTTGGLALVVAAAGPLTGCGSLLDVELPTRVPAETLDNPQLAATIVAGAVGDFECALTNYITATGLLGDELVESTGWIAVFTWDQRRIFSDNGNLASGTCTDLGFGLFTPLQTARFQADNALERITAFPDASVPNKPVLLATAAAYAGYAYTLLGEAFCEMTVDAGPLLLPPAVLGTAETRFTTAIGLATTANNTDILNMARVGRARVRLNLGKKAEAAADARAVPAGYSKTASRSTANERRWNRTYAEGQRNFYISVDPRYRDLRVGAVADPRVSTVDAGRNGHDGVSRVWFQRKYLSESAPVPIATWREAQLIIAEAEGGQSAVEAINRLRTLASLPQFSSTDPVEITGQVREERRRELFLEGQRLNDLLRFNLPFDTGVNPKGVAYGDTKCLPLPDAERLNNPNTNK
- a CDS encoding SusC/RagA family TonB-linked outer membrane protein, which produces MPVRQALSVSAALPHEIRLRRLTMRFVTSLGLAVLSILAPRPAMAQEGTVAGTVISGRTQEPVAGARVIVSGTPTVATTDVRGRFRLTSLPGTEVVLDIRVIGFRRMTVTARVGDQNVRVVIEEQAVTLDEMVVTGTAGAVEKRTVGNAVGQVQASFINERAPVTNVQQLLNSRVAGVVILPGSGNLGTGGVTRIRGVASLSLSNEPLLYIDGVRVNNDPAAGPNIRQGRQVSRINDINPEDIESIEVIKGPAAATLYGTEASSGVIQIITKRGVTGRPSVELTAKQGGTWLADAASKVPTVFSRNASGTIESVNLLESELAAGRPIFQTGRSQSYGASVRGGTDQIRYFLSGDYDRGEGVVDYNTLNKANTRANLNLTPSAKLDFSANIGFTTSRTRFAQAAAGWGIWDQLVWGAPSRLATRTRGFLRATPEAASEIESLAKVDRFIAGVQSTWRPLGWLSHRFSAGADVTDETNSILFPRHPDGSAYFFGALSLGQKTVERRRVHYYSLDYSANAELKLTSNIRSTTSAGVQYYTKRFETVSVQGSQFPAPPVTTVGGAAVTTGSEDIIENKTFGLFVQQQFGYKNRLFVTGALRGDDNSAFGQNYDFVVYPKVSASWVVSEEPFWRFKPVSTMKLRAAYGRAGQQPDVFAARRLYQPTTGPGDVSVLTPQAVGNPDLKPEQGQEIEVGFDAGLWNDRIGIGFTYFRQRRTDGIVLKRVPPSTGFPGFQFVNVGEVKNSGVEFELNTQVLTSRRFGWDLGFKVSTATNEVVSLGGVPPIVFGAQQQREGYPIGSFFERRIISADIDGAGQAINILCDPGPAGGAGVACATAPRVFYGRPTPKWEGAVSSTFTILGGLQIYGLVDFMGGFLIEHGDIEAMHTAFRNSKAIVDRKDPILLAYDRLGIAAPVGFFDAGFAKLREVSATYTLPAKLSRSFRVSRAAINIAARNVAYLWRAQREIYGEPIPDPEIRTPGAELSAYVQTVLPPFAQLITTIRLTF
- a CDS encoding class A beta-lactamase-related serine hydrolase, translated to MRCHAESFVWLLLAGTALQAQTPPAVRVDEIFQRWNRTDGPGAQVAVIRNGEIVLSRSYGMADLDGARAVGPHTTFDMASVSKQFTGFAIALLAEEGRLDLGDDVRKYLPELPVFSRPVTLRHLVHHTSGVRDWVELLYLSGFQFDDVWEVPEILTLARSQKRLNFDPGSEELYSNTGYNLLAETVARVSGIRFAEFLRTRVFEPLGMRDTHVHDDHTMITANWAASYQPREGGGYRVLGNHTAAVGSSSVISTAEDIARWLANLSTGQVGGGAVRNRIRERGVLNSGDTISYAFGVQVDRVGSHVMLSHGGSWRGFRSQVMYLPELELGVAVVGNTTEFTSASHARQVLALFLPPGTLPEANAGAGAPARDSTAAVPASTNRVEDFRGRFKSSELFDVTHDLRPADDGTLRWCIRRHGEAILRPVGRDRFRTMGVRGMLTFRFQRDRAGRVSGFALDGARFRGVEFQRDSASVGVSWCDLGRGTMR